From the genome of Fundulus heteroclitus isolate FHET01 chromosome 9, MU-UCD_Fhet_4.1, whole genome shotgun sequence, one region includes:
- the senp5 gene encoding uncharacterized protein senp5, translating to MVHSNSNSPMTTPSTSLHRTVCSKAPLLVSCPRGAAEQDLNRTSADPTSHSESTQTPSQTPADAPRHVAKGSGAKSSSAPSRPHTPAPTSTQDQLNGRRSGRKRTPKACDCCGPNSRGHNVESSGRSKGKARGRGAGGDLADTPQRKPPKLTAIRNFKLTVENVQESEDEGNGLGNFQTSGPLAEPPSRSPATKPVPAVTRDGPKRNCAPQTNRAAQTKEDISTAPSEVTVAGEKGGVDERAVDPPALGPAGRGAKVVRGRGRGAATGRGRGKTKMEGVQATSKDKGHVTSSRKGALAEPVLEEEPERTQDVHSDHENQKNSASDKRAVGNGELVQLSDSEDEMEEDSIIVTELADGVLTIPRKSARLDTFEDLDSEMQVDQVHDGADHVSLLVPLPNGNVASPRNHHQGSSPVGAKTSRSAPLAPLEPITVSTEDSWALKDHRLYCHPCSWAKDEMSMEDPAEDTAMDADTQNQENLEQLKYTIQEFLESFYIKYGSFIPLTESDVLEHLKKNGNCDVSSSEVDIKGEMTRYRAGLASAPVAGFMVTYNKHNLRLEDLGTLEDQNWLNDQIINMYGELIMDVAEQKVHFFNSFFYKKLVAKGYDGVKRWTKKVDLFSKWLLLIPIHLEIHWSLIAVTMATKTISYYDSQGIVFRHTTNNIMKYLQAEAREKKQAAFQKGWKIAIIKGIPQQKNDSDCGVFVLEYCRRLSVKQPLLFSQNDMPQIRKRIYKELCDCRFND from the exons ATGGTTCACAGCAACTCTAACTCCCCAATGACAACACCGTCTACCTCGCTTCACCGGACTGTTTGTTCTAAAGCACCTCTTTTGGTGTCGTGTCCCAGAGGTGCTGCGGAACAGGACCTAAACCGGACCTCCGCAGACCCGACTTCCCATTCCGAGTCCACGCAGACTCCTTCTCAGACTCCCGCTGACGCCCCTCGCCATGTTGCAAAAGGATCCGGCGCTAAATCGAGCTCCGCACCCAGCAGGCCCCACACACCGGCACCAACCTCCACTCAGGACCAACTCAACGGCCGTCGGTCAGGCAGGAAAAGGACGCCTAAGGCCTGCGATTGCTGCGGCCCCAACAGCAGGGGGCACAATGTTGAAAGCTCGGGCAGAAGTAAGGGAAAGGCTCGAGGGAGGGGAGCAGGCGGAGACCTCGCGGACACCCCTCAAAGAAAGCCACCCAAGCTGACGGCTATCAGGAACTTTAAGTTGACTGTGGAAAATGTACAGGAATCAGAAGATGAGGGTAACGGGTTGGGGAATTTTCAAACCTCAGGACCTCTGGCTGAGCCGCCGTCACGAAGTCCTGCCACTAAACCGGTTCCAGCCGTTACACGGGATGGACCAAAAAGGAACTGTGCTCCTCAAACCAACAGGGCGGCACAGACGAAAGAGGACATCTCGACGGCGCCGTCAGAGGTGACTGTAGCAGGAGAGAAGGGAGGTGTGGATGAACGGGCGGTGGACCCACCGGCTTTGGGACCAGCGGGCAGAGGAGCAAAAGTGGTCAGAGGTCGAGGCAGGGGAGCCGCGACGGGCCGAGGCCGAGGCAAAACGAAAATGGAAGGCGTTCAAGCAACAAGCAAAGATAAAGGTCACGTCACAAGTTCGAGAAAGGGGGCCCTAGCTGAGCCGGTGTTGGAAGAAGAACCGGAGAGAACGCAGGACGTGCATTCGGACCACGAAAACCAGAAAAACTCAGCGTCGGACAAACGCGCTGTTGGGAACGGAGAACTGGTGCAGCTGTCGGACTCGGAGGACGAGATGGAGGAAGACAGCATCATTGTGACAGAACTTGCAGATGGGGTGCTGACCATCCCACGGAAATCTGCGAGACTAGACACCTTTGAAGACCTGGACTCCGAGATGCAGGTGGACCAAGTGCACGACGGGGCGGATCACGTTTCTCTACTAGTACCACTGCCTAACGGGAACGTCGCCTCGCCACGAAACCACCATCAAGGGTCCTCCCCTGTGGGGGCGAAAACTTCCCGCTCTGCTCCACTCGCCCCTTTAGAGCCCATAACTGTTAGCACGGAGGACTCCTGGGCGTTAAAAGACCACAGACTGTACTGCCATCCTTGTTCGTGGGCAAAAGATGAAATGTCGATGGAAGATCCGGCAGAAGACACCGCGATGGACGCCGACACACAGAATCAAGAGAACCTGGAGCAGCTTAAATATACCATCCAAG aATTTCTGGAGAGCTTCTATATAAAATATGGGAGCTTCATTCCTCTCACTGAATCTGACGTCCTGGAACACCTGAAAAAGAATGGCAACTGTGACGTCAGCAGCAG tgAAGTGGACATTAAAGGGGAGATGACTCGGTACAGGGCCGGCCTGGCATCTGCTCCCGTCGCCGGCTTCATGGTCACCTATAATAAACATAATCTGAGGCTGGAGGACCTTGGCACCCTGGAGGATCAGAACTGGCTTAATGATCAG ATTATAAACATGTATGGAGAGCTCATTATGGATGTAGCAGAGCAGAAg GTTCATTTTTTCAACAGCTTTTTCTACAAGAAGCTTGTTGCCAAAGGTTATGACGGTGTGAAGAGATGGACCAAAAAG GTTGATTTGTTCTCCAAATGGTTGTTGTTGATTCCCATCCATTTAGAAATCCACTGGTCTCTCATCGCAGTCACAATGGCAACCAAAACCATCAGCTACTACGACAGCCAAGGCATCGTCTTCAGACACACCACCAAT AACATAATGAAGTATCTTCAGGCTGAagccagagagaaaaaacaggCTGCTTTCCAGAAGGGCTGGAAGATCGCCATCATCAAG GGAATCCCACAGCAAAAAAATGACAGCGACtgtggtgtttttgtccttgag TACTGCCGTCGACTCTCGGTGAAGCAGCCGCTGCTCTTCAGCCAGAACGACATGCCTCAGATTCGAAAGAGGATCTACAAGGAGCTCTGCGACTGTCGTTTCAACGATTAA